The following are encoded in a window of Planctomycetota bacterium genomic DNA:
- a CDS encoding WYL domain-containing protein codes for MARGTWQARLDPPTAALPELLALLVARDFLAPLAGTVYWRGIAALLARVEALATPALVAHADTLREGLVVHPRPAEGRYEPRLLAAINRSIRQRLQLQIRYRGQGDRDAQRRTIEPDALVLYDGVLYVAACPVAKGIAAAPGLRFFKLDRVEVARVTKRPFPPRAVSVADELGDSITIYRSATVPPRRFRLRVAPHRARWACEKPFHPRQQVTRLADGSVELVIPRAWDDELVPQLLALEEWVEVLEPADVRERIAATTERIVALYRRPRATVNSPAKG; via the coding sequence CTGGCCCGCGGGACGTGGCAGGCTCGCCTCGACCCGCCGACGGCGGCACTGCCCGAGCTGCTCGCCTTGCTCGTGGCCCGCGACTTCCTCGCCCCGCTGGCGGGCACGGTCTACTGGCGGGGGATCGCGGCGCTGCTGGCGCGCGTCGAGGCGCTGGCGACGCCGGCGCTGGTCGCCCATGCCGACACCCTCCGCGAGGGGCTCGTCGTCCACCCGCGGCCGGCGGAGGGACGCTACGAGCCGCGGCTCCTGGCCGCGATCAACCGCTCGATCCGTCAGCGGCTCCAGCTCCAGATCCGGTACCGCGGCCAGGGGGACCGCGACGCCCAGCGCCGCACGATCGAGCCGGACGCGCTGGTGCTCTACGACGGTGTGCTCTACGTGGCCGCCTGTCCGGTGGCGAAGGGCATTGCGGCCGCGCCTGGCCTGCGGTTTTTCAAGCTCGACCGCGTCGAGGTGGCGCGGGTGACGAAGCGGCCGTTCCCGCCGCGGGCGGTGAGCGTGGCCGACGAGCTCGGCGACAGCATCACGATCTACCGGTCGGCGACGGTGCCGCCGCGGCGCTTTCGGCTCCGCGTCGCGCCGCACCGGGCCCGGTGGGCGTGCGAAAAACCGTTTCATCCGCGGCAGCAGGTGACTCGGCTCGCCGACGGCAGTGTCGAGCTGGTGATCCCCCGCGCGTGGGACGACGAGCTCGTCCCGCAATTACTCGCCCTCGAGGAGTGGGTCGAGGTGCTCGAGCCAGCCGACGTCCGCGAGCGGATCGCCGCCACCACCGAGCGGATCGTGGCCCTCTACCGCCGTCCCCGCGCCACGGTGAACTCGCCTGCGAAGGGCTGA